One genomic region from Kineobactrum salinum encodes:
- a CDS encoding glucose 1-dehydrogenase, which yields MTSNRLAGRTAIVTGGASGLGRAMAARFVEEGARVVITDINAAAGNEAAAEVGAQFMVQDVVEEGQWEGLFRDLAAQGLSPDILVNNAGFADAGLGVLFEDIDIDEVRRIYTVNFEGTLLGCKHAIRQMKSRGGAIINMSSIGALVPVPFIAAYGASKAAVRHLTQSVALYCAQQGYRIRCNSIHPGQIQTPMHNRLVAATAVQHGVTPEQAEAQFRSLIPMGEFGQVEDVASAAVYLASDESRHVTGDRILVDGGMMLTS from the coding sequence ATGACTAGCAACAGACTGGCGGGCAGGACCGCAATCGTCACCGGCGGGGCTTCGGGCCTGGGACGGGCCATGGCCGCACGCTTTGTCGAAGAGGGGGCCCGGGTAGTGATCACGGATATCAATGCCGCGGCGGGCAATGAGGCGGCAGCAGAGGTGGGGGCCCAGTTTATGGTCCAGGATGTGGTTGAAGAAGGCCAGTGGGAGGGGCTGTTCCGGGATTTGGCGGCGCAGGGATTGAGCCCCGATATCCTGGTCAACAACGCCGGTTTTGCTGACGCGGGGCTGGGGGTGCTGTTCGAGGATATTGACATTGACGAGGTCCGCAGGATCTACACGGTCAATTTCGAAGGCACGCTGCTGGGTTGCAAGCACGCGATCCGGCAGATGAAATCCCGTGGTGGAGCGATCATCAACATGTCCTCCATCGGCGCCCTGGTGCCGGTACCCTTTATCGCCGCGTACGGGGCCTCCAAGGCCGCGGTGCGCCACCTCACCCAGTCAGTGGCGTTGTACTGCGCCCAGCAGGGCTACCGGATACGCTGCAACTCGATTCATCCGGGCCAGATCCAGACGCCGATGCACAACCGGTTGGTGGCTGCCACCGCAGTGCAGCACGGGGTCACGCCGGAGCAGGCCGAAGCCCAGTTCCGCAGCCTGATTCCCATGGGAGAGTTCGGCCAGGTCGAGGATGTCGCGAGTGCCGCTGTCTATCTCGCCAGCGACGAGAGCAGGCATGTCACCGGCGACCGCATCCTGGTCGACGGCGGCATGATGCTGACTAGCTAG
- a CDS encoding TonB-dependent receptor — MRTRTCVLCAAVAATLSADLMASALEEVVVTATRREVNLQDTGISVTAISGAALEQFNITDSDLLTLITPGLMLQNGGGSPLVGLVSIRGVSQNDFAGHIESPNALYLDEVYQSSISTNSIKMFDISRVEVLRGPQGTLFGRNATGGLVHLITNKPTEEMEGYVKLTAGSYDSWGIQGALSGPLSDAVGGRVALYHSKADGFIENDIGPDQIEDDTLAGRAHLNFRPSERLDILLTGDYYKTDIDNVGGAHSQGAAVDPVTGLGFNVPGVANTVTGYVDADGDIYTGAYDQPGFLERESSNIILNISYELDRLRLVSLSNFNSVEVDYLEDNDLSPVPFIEFGQTGDSDTFSQELRLEQGEGSTRWSTGLYYLNIDGDYSQALSVNPPPNYDPAELSLGQVAQWSVETTSYSVFGQIEQDLGADLMLTAGLRWTYDEKDYDYNAIPRLEVMGTPIPGQAPLGVPPGSLIEEVLSNGPIADSHDENGVSARLQLDYAVSGDWLLYASFNKGYKAFNYNAGFAGHAPFDGVRFDGEDIYAYEIGSKLDLWGGRARWNISGYYYDYKDYQAFDQRGINFTLYNTDATIKGLDTELTLSPTSTTMLMVSAAYLDTEVDNVVIGTDPLNPILVSREAPQSPEFTFSAGVVQDFPISAGVISLQFSGYYNSGYFSQLTNAPNTDIPSYTVYNGRLSFADSSEKYELALFAKNLFDKEYYTYAFDISANGFTEQSLGVPRWVGIEGRYNF, encoded by the coding sequence ATGAGAACCCGAACCTGTGTATTATGCGCCGCCGTTGCCGCCACGCTGAGCGCGGACCTCATGGCCAGCGCACTTGAAGAAGTGGTTGTTACCGCCACCCGCCGGGAGGTCAATCTCCAGGATACCGGGATTTCGGTCACCGCCATTTCCGGAGCGGCGCTGGAACAGTTCAACATAACTGATTCCGACCTGCTGACCCTGATCACTCCCGGACTGATGTTGCAAAATGGCGGCGGCTCGCCCCTGGTTGGCCTGGTGTCAATACGCGGGGTGTCACAGAACGATTTCGCCGGTCACATTGAGTCCCCCAACGCCCTGTATCTGGACGAAGTCTACCAGTCCTCGATTTCCACCAATTCCATCAAGATGTTTGACATCAGCCGGGTAGAAGTACTGCGCGGCCCTCAGGGAACCCTGTTCGGGCGCAATGCCACCGGCGGCCTGGTGCACCTGATCACCAACAAGCCTACCGAGGAGATGGAGGGCTATGTCAAGCTGACCGCCGGAAGTTACGACTCCTGGGGCATCCAGGGCGCCCTGAGCGGCCCGCTCTCTGATGCAGTCGGCGGCCGGGTCGCGCTGTACCACAGCAAGGCTGACGGTTTCATCGAGAACGATATTGGCCCCGACCAGATCGAGGACGATACCCTTGCCGGCCGTGCGCACCTGAACTTCAGACCTTCCGAACGGCTGGACATCCTGTTGACTGGCGACTATTACAAGACGGATATCGACAATGTGGGCGGCGCCCACAGCCAGGGCGCGGCCGTGGACCCGGTGACCGGGCTAGGCTTCAATGTCCCCGGTGTCGCCAACACAGTGACTGGCTACGTGGATGCCGACGGCGACATCTACACCGGCGCCTACGATCAGCCCGGTTTTCTCGAACGCGAATCCAGCAATATCATCCTCAACATCAGCTATGAGCTCGACCGCCTGCGGCTGGTATCGCTGAGCAATTTCAACAGTGTCGAAGTCGATTACCTGGAAGACAACGATCTCAGCCCTGTGCCCTTCATCGAATTCGGCCAGACCGGCGACAGTGACACCTTCAGCCAGGAGTTGCGACTGGAGCAGGGCGAGGGCAGCACGCGTTGGAGCACGGGTCTTTACTACCTGAACATCGATGGCGACTACAGCCAGGCGCTGTCAGTCAATCCGCCCCCCAATTATGACCCCGCCGAGCTGAGCCTCGGGCAAGTCGCCCAGTGGAGCGTAGAAACCACCTCCTATTCTGTGTTTGGCCAGATCGAACAGGATCTCGGCGCGGACCTGATGCTCACTGCCGGCCTGCGCTGGACCTATGACGAAAAGGACTATGATTACAATGCCATTCCCAGGTTGGAGGTGATGGGCACGCCGATCCCGGGTCAGGCGCCGCTGGGAGTACCACCCGGCAGCCTGATAGAGGAGGTGCTGAGCAACGGCCCAATTGCCGACAGTCACGATGAAAATGGCGTTTCCGCGCGCCTGCAGCTGGACTATGCGGTCAGCGGCGACTGGCTGCTCTACGCCAGTTTCAACAAGGGTTACAAGGCCTTCAACTACAACGCCGGATTCGCGGGCCACGCCCCCTTCGACGGCGTACGCTTCGATGGCGAGGATATCTATGCCTACGAAATCGGCAGCAAACTCGACTTGTGGGGCGGCAGGGCACGCTGGAACATCAGTGGCTACTACTACGATTACAAGGATTACCAGGCCTTCGACCAGCGCGGCATCAATTTCACACTGTACAACACCGATGCCACCATCAAGGGGCTGGATACCGAGCTGACCCTGTCACCCACCAGCACCACGATGCTGATGGTCAGCGCCGCCTATCTGGATACCGAAGTGGACAACGTAGTGATAGGTACCGATCCGCTGAACCCTATCCTGGTCTCCAGGGAGGCTCCCCAGTCGCCGGAATTCACCTTCAGCGCCGGCGTGGTGCAGGACTTCCCCATCAGTGCCGGGGTGATTTCGCTGCAGTTCAGCGGCTACTACAACAGCGGCTACTTCTCCCAGCTGACCAATGCCCCCAACACCGACATCCCCAGCTACACGGTGTACAACGGCCGCCTGAGTTTCGCCGACAGCAGTGAAAAGTACGAACTGGCGCTGTTCGCCAAGAACCTGTTCGACAAGGAATACTACACCTACGCCTTCGATATCTCTGCCAACGGCTTTACCGAGCAATCCCTGGGTGTGCCGCGCTGGGTGGGTATCGAAGGCCGCTACAACTTCTGA
- a CDS encoding 3-deoxy-7-phosphoheptulonate synthase, giving the protein MTQQDPIHRLPAEPGSAAFAIESATDDIRIHRAQPLITPWVLAEELPLTRAQAGTIATARRSIEAILSGTDPRLLAIVGPCSVHDPVALLDFAAQLQAACEPLSDSILPVLRVYFEKPRTVMGWKGLINDPDLDGSFRINRGLHQARKVLLDVATLGLPAASEFLDTTFGQYYAELVSFGAIGARTVESQIHRELASGLSMPVGFKNGTNGNVDVAIDAIRSASHSHWFPSLTKEGTPAILHSTGNPHCYLILRGGSDSGPNYQPAAVQAAAIALRKQALPASLIVDCSHGNSDKDPQRQALVLSSLCEQLEQGQRAIRGVMLESHLVGGRQALAPPQELVYGQSVTDACLSLEETIPLLQQLAVAVRRSSPPG; this is encoded by the coding sequence ATGACCCAGCAAGATCCTATCCACCGTCTTCCGGCTGAGCCCGGCTCCGCCGCGTTCGCAATTGAATCCGCGACCGATGATATCCGCATCCATCGGGCCCAGCCGCTGATAACGCCCTGGGTGCTCGCGGAAGAGCTGCCATTGACACGGGCCCAGGCAGGAACGATCGCAACCGCGAGACGCAGTATCGAAGCCATACTCAGCGGGACGGATCCCCGCCTGCTGGCGATTGTCGGGCCCTGTTCCGTGCACGACCCGGTCGCCCTGCTGGATTTTGCGGCGCAACTGCAGGCCGCCTGCGAGCCTTTGTCTGATTCGATCCTGCCGGTACTGCGGGTCTATTTCGAGAAGCCGCGCACCGTGATGGGCTGGAAGGGACTGATCAATGATCCGGACCTGGACGGGAGCTTTCGCATCAACAGGGGTCTGCACCAGGCGCGCAAGGTACTGCTGGATGTGGCCACGCTGGGCCTGCCCGCGGCGAGTGAGTTCCTGGATACCACCTTTGGTCAGTATTATGCTGAGCTGGTGAGCTTTGGCGCCATCGGCGCCCGTACCGTGGAGAGTCAGATTCACCGCGAACTGGCCTCGGGCCTGTCGATGCCGGTGGGATTCAAGAACGGTACCAACGGCAATGTCGATGTGGCGATAGACGCCATTCGCTCAGCGAGCCACAGCCACTGGTTCCCGTCCCTGACCAAGGAGGGGACACCGGCCATTCTGCACTCCACTGGCAATCCCCACTGTTATCTGATCCTGCGGGGCGGCAGCGACAGCGGCCCCAATTACCAGCCTGCCGCGGTGCAGGCTGCCGCCATCGCACTGCGTAAACAAGCGCTGCCCGCCTCGCTGATTGTCGACTGCAGTCATGGCAACAGCGACAAGGATCCCCAGCGGCAGGCGCTGGTGCTGTCTTCGCTGTGCGAGCAACTGGAACAGGGCCAGCGCGCCATTCGCGGCGTGATGCTGGAAAGCCATCTGGTCGGCGGCCGGCAGGCGCTGGCACCACCGCAGGAGCTGGTCTACGGCCAGAGCGTCACCGACGCCTGCCTGTCGCTGGAAGAGACAATACCGCTACTGCAGCAACTGGCAGTGGCAGTGCGCAGAAGCAGTCCGCCAGGCTGA
- a CDS encoding VOC family protein, with the protein MPVYNFGQPDRGVIQTAFITDDIQRSMAQMSTLLQIGPWFLFEDFQLLDLHYRGEPADFQVSLALANSGHMQFELIQPLDDKPSPYRELQTQRGWGFHHYAVAAEDFDAASADYAAQGLEQILSCSVAVGGRAAYFDSRDQVAGMIELVEMTPQVEQLWSMIHQASVGWDGSDPVRTPG; encoded by the coding sequence ATGCCGGTATACAACTTTGGCCAACCCGACCGGGGCGTAATCCAGACCGCCTTCATCACCGATGACATCCAGCGCTCGATGGCGCAGATGTCAACGCTGCTGCAGATAGGCCCGTGGTTCCTGTTCGAGGATTTCCAACTGCTGGATTTGCACTACCGCGGCGAACCGGCGGATTTCCAGGTAAGCCTGGCGCTGGCCAACTCCGGACATATGCAGTTTGAACTGATCCAGCCACTGGACGACAAGCCCTCTCCCTATCGCGAACTGCAGACCCAGCGCGGCTGGGGGTTTCATCACTATGCAGTGGCGGCGGAAGATTTCGACGCTGCCAGCGCCGACTATGCGGCGCAGGGTCTGGAGCAGATCCTGTCCTGTTCTGTGGCTGTGGGCGGCCGGGCGGCCTATTTCGATAGCCGTGACCAAGTGGCGGGCATGATCGAACTGGTGGAAATGACCCCCCAGGTGGAACAGCTCTGGAGCATGATCCACCAGGCCTCAGTGGGCTGGGACGGCAGCGACCCGGTGCGAACCCCCGGCTGA
- a CDS encoding 2,4'-dihydroxyacetophenone dioxygenase family protein has product MNTQTPPSPQLSNAATTGVEVTHTLKSAFFDHGSLDWAPWVMPDTWFKLLGINSITGGFTMMLKVGPNNVAPIHGHIGAVEGVILEGSFAYEDDWGHTGYYVQEPAGVNHKPVTGPDGMVMFAIVHGPLAGYNEDGSIAMVLDAKAMFEMAVAAGAAGHIDRPAHW; this is encoded by the coding sequence ATGAATACACAGACTCCCCCCTCCCCGCAGCTCAGCAATGCCGCCACTACTGGCGTCGAAGTCACCCACACACTGAAAAGCGCTTTTTTTGACCACGGCAGCCTGGACTGGGCGCCCTGGGTGATGCCCGACACCTGGTTCAAGCTGTTGGGTATCAACTCGATCACAGGTGGTTTCACTATGATGCTCAAGGTCGGCCCCAACAACGTGGCGCCCATCCACGGCCATATCGGTGCGGTGGAAGGGGTGATCCTGGAGGGCAGCTTTGCCTACGAGGACGATTGGGGTCATACCGGTTACTACGTGCAAGAGCCGGCGGGTGTCAACCACAAGCCCGTCACTGGCCCGGACGGCATGGTGATGTTCGCCATCGTCCACGGTCCGCTGGCCGGCTACAACGAAGATGGCAGTATCGCGATGGTGCTGGATGCCAAGGCGATGTTCGAGATGGCGGTCGCCGCTGGGGCGGCTGGGCATATTGACAGGCCCGCCCACTGGTAG
- a CDS encoding DUF481 domain-containing protein, whose protein sequence is MTGKTELVRALVACALLLPAAGHSAEADQNLDEIVLKNGSRILGTVIELRDGIVKIKTDFAGVVKIHQDQIQDMQTRTPTVIKLADGTLLEDQAIVVQQEQLLLSGPEAPMDSYTVRDVVLGNPKPWELGHGYLWSGLVSTALTLERGNTDSDEFDYRLESVWRSLRDRYTVRLNGEIDEANDQKIAENWAVLGKYDHFLEGPLYWGLNASVEQDKFADLDRRYYLGPYLGRQFYEAPALTLSGEIGLVYVDEQFILGEDGNYRGMNWTVDATSNYLGGNSRLYLEHTGIWNLDQTEDMLLNLTMGLAFPLLFNVEAAAEVVLEHDSGRPPDVEELDQTYRFRLGYSW, encoded by the coding sequence ATGACGGGAAAGACTGAGCTGGTACGCGCACTGGTGGCCTGCGCCTTGCTGCTGCCGGCGGCGGGGCACAGCGCAGAGGCGGACCAGAATCTGGACGAGATCGTGCTGAAGAACGGCTCGCGAATCCTGGGCACGGTGATAGAGCTGCGCGATGGCATAGTGAAGATAAAGACTGACTTTGCCGGTGTTGTCAAAATCCATCAGGACCAGATCCAGGATATGCAGACCCGGACGCCGACCGTGATCAAGCTGGCTGATGGGACATTGCTGGAAGACCAGGCTATTGTCGTGCAACAGGAACAGCTGCTGTTGTCGGGCCCGGAAGCGCCGATGGACAGCTATACCGTGCGCGACGTGGTGCTCGGCAACCCCAAACCTTGGGAGTTGGGTCACGGCTATTTATGGAGCGGCCTGGTCAGCACCGCCCTGACCCTGGAGCGGGGCAACACCGATTCCGATGAGTTCGACTATCGGCTGGAGAGCGTCTGGCGCAGCTTGCGCGACCGCTATACTGTCCGGCTCAACGGTGAGATAGACGAGGCCAACGACCAGAAGATCGCGGAAAACTGGGCCGTACTGGGCAAGTACGATCACTTTCTTGAAGGCCCCCTGTATTGGGGCCTGAACGCCTCGGTCGAGCAGGACAAGTTCGCGGACCTCGACCGGCGGTATTACCTGGGTCCCTATCTGGGCCGTCAATTCTACGAAGCACCCGCCCTGACGCTGTCCGGTGAAATCGGTCTGGTGTATGTGGACGAACAATTCATCCTCGGTGAGGACGGCAACTATCGCGGCATGAACTGGACAGTGGACGCCACCAGCAACTACCTGGGCGGCAATTCGCGCTTGTATCTGGAGCATACCGGCATCTGGAACCTTGACCAGACCGAGGATATGCTGCTCAATCTCACCATGGGGCTGGCTTTTCCGCTGTTGTTCAATGTCGAGGCTGCGGCCGAAGTGGTGCTGGAACATGACAGCGGGCGGCCACCGGACGTTGAAGAGCTGGATCAGACCTATCGCTTCCGCCTCGGCTACAGCTGGTAA
- a CDS encoding helix-turn-helix transcriptional regulator: MTPKNDLGTSATISSIINCDGLPAMAETVLRPVARLLQADSAVYLRFRHDSLGQPQICESSYAGQRPDSVGQYMSGYFVEDPILRPVIERPQDWRQFKGPLKFHLRAQVRQSELRSSDYYRKFLQPNDLGDVIGLVFPVDNGGPQMLCVGIHRSSQQPRFTELQDLALDAISGSLRLVLQNLCLRTSVAEQSALINALDATTTGVEFAVFDRQLRMLRASRRLRALFQQTAAGAGGRLRSVAAGLLSRSDDDPVTHAAIELDDRFSGELRLVRDDGEAHFVLIVPEDNRAAPAPPTLGEVLRGRHDLTPRECDVVEQVAKGFSNAGTASALGISIRTVENHLRAVYDKLGVNSRTQLISRIYAN; encoded by the coding sequence GTGACCCCGAAGAATGACCTCGGCACTTCGGCGACCATCAGTTCCATCATCAATTGCGACGGCCTGCCGGCCATGGCGGAAACCGTGTTACGCCCGGTGGCCAGGCTGCTGCAGGCCGACAGCGCCGTATACCTGCGCTTTCGCCACGATTCGCTGGGACAGCCGCAGATCTGCGAAAGCTCCTATGCCGGCCAGCGACCGGACAGTGTCGGCCAATACATGTCCGGTTACTTTGTGGAGGATCCCATCCTGCGGCCGGTCATCGAGCGGCCACAGGACTGGCGCCAGTTCAAGGGGCCGCTGAAATTTCACCTGCGCGCCCAGGTGCGGCAGAGCGAACTGCGCAGCTCCGATTACTATCGCAAGTTCCTGCAGCCCAATGACCTTGGCGATGTCATCGGACTGGTGTTTCCGGTGGACAACGGCGGTCCGCAGATGCTCTGCGTCGGCATCCACCGCAGCTCGCAGCAACCGCGTTTTACCGAACTGCAGGACCTGGCACTGGACGCCATTTCGGGATCGCTGCGGCTGGTACTGCAGAACCTGTGCCTGCGCACCTCGGTGGCAGAGCAGTCAGCGCTGATCAATGCCCTGGACGCGACCACCACCGGCGTGGAATTCGCCGTGTTCGACCGGCAGCTGCGCATGCTCAGGGCCAGCCGGCGGCTGCGCGCGCTGTTCCAGCAAACCGCCGCCGGAGCCGGCGGGCGATTGCGGAGCGTGGCCGCCGGCCTGCTGTCCCGCAGCGACGATGACCCTGTCACCCATGCCGCGATTGAACTGGATGATCGCTTCAGCGGTGAACTGCGCCTGGTCCGTGACGATGGCGAAGCCCATTTCGTACTGATCGTGCCCGAGGACAACCGGGCCGCGCCGGCACCCCCCACGCTGGGGGAAGTCCTGCGCGGCCGTCACGACCTTACGCCACGAGAGTGCGATGTAGTGGAGCAGGTGGCTAAAGGCTTCAGCAATGCCGGCACAGCCAGTGCGCTGGGGATCAGCATCCGCACCGTAGAGAATCATCTGCGGGCGGTTTACGACAAACTGGGCGTCAACAGCCGCACCCAGCTGATCAGCCGGATCTACGCCAACTGA
- the gor gene encoding glutathione-disulfide reductase: MVSTKDYDLFVIGAGSGGVRAARMAAGLGARVAIAEDRYMGGTCVNVGCVPKKLYVYASEFGKAFEDARGFGWDSAKPAFDWATLRDNKKAEIARLNGIYRRLLDGAEADIIDGRARLVDAHTVAVGKQQYSAGKILIATGGWPHIPEFPGSDLATSSNEVFDLKQFPQRLVIVGGGYIAVEFAGIFNGLGAQVTQLYRGPLFLRGFDADIRAHAAREIAKTGVDLRFEVNVESISRGADGLELQLTDGSTLTADTVLYATGRNPHLEGLGLDNVNVELTESGTIAVDEHYCSSEPSIFALGDVTGGMELTPVALAEGMAFAHRQFGDQSRQVDYDFIPTAVFCQPNIGTVGFTEEAARARFGDIRLFKSSFRPMKHTLSGRDEQSFMKLIVDKASDRVVGVHMVGPDAGEIMQGIAIALRAGATKAMFDSTIGIHPTAAEELVTMREAWTED, encoded by the coding sequence ATGGTGAGCACGAAAGATTACGATTTGTTTGTTATTGGCGCCGGTTCTGGCGGGGTCCGGGCGGCCCGCATGGCGGCCGGCTTGGGGGCTCGCGTCGCGATAGCCGAGGACCGCTATATGGGCGGAACCTGTGTCAACGTCGGCTGTGTGCCCAAAAAACTCTATGTCTACGCCTCCGAGTTCGGCAAGGCCTTTGAGGATGCCCGCGGTTTCGGCTGGGACAGCGCCAAGCCGGCCTTTGACTGGGCCACACTGCGCGACAACAAGAAGGCGGAAATTGCCCGCCTCAATGGCATTTACCGGAGGCTGCTGGACGGCGCCGAAGCGGACATTATCGACGGCCGGGCGCGCCTGGTGGACGCCCATACCGTGGCGGTGGGAAAGCAGCAGTACAGTGCTGGCAAGATCCTGATCGCCACTGGCGGCTGGCCGCACATTCCCGAGTTCCCGGGCAGCGACCTGGCCACCAGCTCAAATGAAGTGTTTGATCTGAAACAGTTTCCGCAGCGCCTGGTGATCGTCGGCGGCGGCTATATTGCCGTAGAGTTCGCCGGAATATTCAACGGGCTGGGCGCGCAGGTCACCCAGCTCTATCGGGGCCCTCTGTTCCTGCGTGGCTTCGATGCCGACATCCGCGCCCACGCTGCCCGCGAAATCGCCAAGACCGGCGTGGACCTGCGCTTCGAGGTCAATGTCGAATCCATCAGCCGCGGTGCAGACGGCCTGGAACTGCAGCTGACCGACGGGTCCACGCTGACCGCTGACACGGTGCTGTATGCCACCGGCCGCAACCCTCACCTGGAAGGGCTGGGCCTGGACAATGTAAACGTCGAACTCACCGAATCAGGCACCATTGCCGTGGACGAGCACTACTGCAGCAGCGAACCCAGTATTTTTGCGTTGGGCGACGTCACCGGCGGCATGGAACTGACCCCGGTTGCGCTGGCCGAAGGCATGGCCTTTGCACACCGTCAGTTCGGCGATCAGTCCCGGCAGGTGGATTACGATTTTATTCCCACCGCGGTATTCTGCCAGCCCAATATCGGCACTGTCGGCTTCACCGAGGAGGCGGCCAGGGCCCGTTTCGGCGATATCCGGCTGTTCAAGTCAAGCTTCCGGCCGATGAAACATACCCTCAGTGGTCGCGACGAGCAGAGTTTCATGAAGCTGATCGTGGACAAGGCCAGCGACCGGGTGGTGGGGGTGCACATGGTTGGACCCGATGCCGGCGAAATCATGCAGGGCATCGCCATTGCACTGCGCGCCGGCGCCACCAAGGCAATGTTCGACAGCACCATCGGCATCCATCCCACCGCCGCCGAGGAGCTGGTCACCATGCGCGAGGCCTGGACCGAAGACTGA
- a CDS encoding thiamine pyrophosphate-binding protein, translating to MQEVVAALRQARRPLLIAGGGVARSGAVAEFRALVDHCDMLAMATANGRGVLHPDCPNNLGSAGLVSGQAAIDVGQQADLVLAVGCKFSTFTPIHKPPHYPKPDTQKIIQIDIDAASIGRAAPVETGLVGDARATLAALLEELGSEPLDQQDSAWKQAILKTRDENRTLYRESAKSSKVVGGSGLLNESAVAATIADLLPEDAIVVHDGGQTMMWTISHIQVTSPESSLFVPGMGHLGFGLPYANAAKLAHPERPVFCLTGDGAMGMTIQELETASRYGLNVIVVVFNDSYWGMYKPFGEILENPEFGTRLSTVDFATVARGFGCYAEDVMDLEGIAPAIERALACGRPAVLNIGVDFTPHPMDFLWPNIILDGFQFPEQRKAGLKAVA from the coding sequence TTGCAGGAGGTCGTCGCTGCCCTGCGTCAGGCCCGCAGGCCGCTGTTGATTGCCGGCGGTGGCGTGGCCCGCTCCGGCGCAGTGGCCGAGTTCCGCGCGCTGGTAGATCACTGCGACATGCTGGCCATGGCCACCGCCAACGGCCGCGGCGTATTGCATCCGGACTGCCCCAACAACCTCGGCTCCGCCGGCCTGGTCTCCGGTCAGGCGGCAATAGATGTCGGCCAACAGGCTGACCTGGTACTGGCCGTGGGCTGCAAGTTCTCGACCTTCACCCCGATCCACAAGCCGCCCCACTACCCCAAACCCGACACCCAGAAAATCATCCAGATCGATATCGACGCCGCTTCCATAGGCCGCGCTGCACCGGTGGAGACAGGCCTGGTCGGGGACGCCAGGGCGACCCTGGCGGCACTGCTGGAGGAATTGGGATCAGAACCACTCGATCAGCAGGATTCTGCCTGGAAACAGGCCATCCTGAAAACCCGGGACGAAAACCGGACGCTCTACCGCGAATCCGCCAAGTCCAGCAAGGTGGTGGGCGGCAGCGGCCTGCTGAATGAATCCGCCGTGGCCGCAACCATCGCCGATCTGCTGCCCGAGGATGCCATTGTCGTGCACGACGGCGGCCAGACCATGATGTGGACCATCTCTCACATCCAGGTCACCAGCCCCGAGAGCTCGCTGTTCGTTCCCGGCATGGGCCATCTCGGCTTCGGCCTTCCCTACGCCAATGCCGCCAAACTGGCGCACCCCGAGCGGCCGGTATTCTGCCTGACCGGTGACGGCGCCATGGGCATGACCATCCAGGAACTGGAGACCGCCAGCCGCTACGGCCTGAATGTGATCGTGGTGGTCTTCAACGACAGCTACTGGGGCATGTACAAGCCCTTTGGCGAGATCCTGGAAAATCCGGAGTTCGGTACCCGGCTGTCGACCGTGGATTTTGCCACCGTAGCCCGCGGCTTTGGCTGCTACGCCGAGGATGTGATGGATCTGGAAGGCATTGCTCCGGCGATCGAACGGGCGCTGGCCTGCGGCAGACCCGCGGTCCTGAACATCGGCGTCGACTTCACCCCGCACCCGATGGATTTTCTGTGGCCGAATATCATTCTGGACGGTTTTCAGTTCCCCGAACAACGCAAGGCGGGTCTGAAAGCGGTAGCCTGA
- a CDS encoding thiamine pyrophosphate-binding protein, with the protein MECTVSEMLLAILKKHGVKYICGLPAAQIGLIMDSASRDPDLVYITTRHEEAAGHMAASISRVTDTVGVCFATVGPGATNLVPGVAAAFADNIPIIVITGQNQARAIDPGIDQLQSADQQALFRPITKWNAIVHHPERAPELFERAIHIARSGRPGPVQLDIPCDVGTQLCRYNLTQTPPYRLQRPTPAALSCRRSSLPCVRPAGRC; encoded by the coding sequence ATGGAATGCACTGTCAGCGAGATGTTACTCGCCATACTGAAGAAGCACGGCGTGAAGTATATCTGCGGCCTGCCCGCGGCCCAGATCGGCCTGATCATGGACAGCGCCTCGCGCGATCCCGACCTCGTCTATATCACCACCCGCCACGAGGAAGCGGCCGGCCACATGGCGGCCTCAATCTCCAGGGTCACTGATACTGTCGGAGTCTGCTTTGCCACAGTCGGGCCGGGAGCGACCAACCTGGTGCCCGGGGTGGCGGCGGCCTTTGCCGACAATATTCCGATTATCGTGATTACTGGCCAGAACCAGGCCCGCGCGATAGATCCCGGTATCGACCAGTTGCAATCGGCTGACCAGCAGGCGCTGTTTCGTCCCATCACCAAGTGGAATGCGATCGTGCACCACCCCGAGCGGGCCCCGGAACTGTTCGAGCGCGCCATCCATATCGCCCGCTCCGGCCGGCCCGGGCCAGTGCAGCTGGACATTCCCTGCGATGTCGGCACCCAGCTGTGCCGCTACAATCTCACGCAGACTCCGCCCTACCGCCTGCAGCGGCCGACCCCTGCCGCACTGAGTTGCAGGAGGTCGTCGCTGCCCTGCGTCAGGCCCGCAGGCCGCTGTTGA